The stretch of DNA GGGGACGGAGGCGGTCTCCGTCCCTGGGGACGGAGACCGCCTCCGTCCCCAGCGCCCCCAGGTCACCCAAATAATTAACAGACCCAGGCGCCACGCCCAGCAGCATCTGCCGCTCGCCAACCTGTACAATCACTACCCGCTCGCGGCTGCCCACCGGCAATGCGCCAACCACTTTCATGTTGTGTCCTGTCATCGGTTTGAAAGCCGAGAACCGCCGCGCTGCCCAGGCCAGCGCCAGAATCAGGCCGACAATCACACCCAGCCACAACAGTGTTTCTGCAACCGCAGCGGTTCCGCTCTCACTCATCGCAGTTTTTTGATCCTTTCCGACGGGCTGATAACATCGGTCATACGAATGCCAAATTTGTCGTTAACAACCA from Pseudohongiella spirulinae encodes:
- the fliO gene encoding flagellar biosynthetic protein FliO; the protein is MSESGTAAVAETLLWLGVIVGLILALAWAARRFSAFKPMTGHNMKVVGALPVGSRERVVIVQVGERQMLLGVAPGSVNYLGDLGALGTEAVSVPRDGDRLRPQSIK